The genomic region GCTGCGATTCTGTAAGCTAGGGCAGCTCGAACATCGTGAGGGAACATTCCATACTCAAGTGGACGCAGCACAGCAGATTCTGCAAGCTGAGTCATCTCAAAAATGTTAGACCGAGTTGAAATGGCTTCACCAACACTACTCTCAGCTGAAATACCTGATACTTCCAAAGTACTGGGTTCAAAAAGACTCATGCCACTCTTCCCCATTTAGTTTTCTGTTTTAGTTCAGTTGGCTTCCATTCAGTTCCATCCAACTCTGGTTTGGCGTAGTTGATCATGCCCTGCCAATGCAGCTCTACATCCTCAGCATAAAGTTTTGTGGCAACTTCTCTAGCTAGCCAGGCAGCTCCTTCACTAATCCCTGGGATATCTCCACTCACTTTACCCAAGCTCACTGCAGCTCCATAATTGAAGCAGTAGACATTACGTAACCAGGGAGCAACCCCCAGATTTTTCTCTTGGAAAGTAAAGTCCGAATTGAGGTAAGGGAACCGACCAAGATCCTCATTCTCTTCACCAGTAGGTGGAGTATACATGTCTTGCCAAAGCAAGATATTCCCAGCAGTTTCTCCAAATTCTGTCCGGGCCATGGGATCAATAGTAAATCCCGTGGCCAAAATCAGATAGTCTGCTGAGTATGAGGATCCATCAGCAAAGAAAATTTCTATTGATTTGCCTAGCTGCTCAATTCGAATCGTTTCCTTGCCAAAATGGAAATAGGCATTTTCGTGTCGACTAACTCTAATTGTGGATCCATGAGGTGGAGGGGTCTGAGTGGCAAACGAATATTGCATAAATCGCCAGCGCCACTCATCTGGCAAAGCAGCATAACCAGCCGTAAATCCATAACTGCCAATGCCCATCATTTTATTGATTGTGGGCATTTCTTCACGACGAATTAAATGTCGTACTTCTGCAGCACCATGTTCGAGAGCCTCTGCAGAGTTATCAACTGCTGAAGCCCCAACTCCAACCACTGCCACGCGCTTACCTTTGAGAGCTGCAAAATCAATCTTGTCCGCACTGTGCGCCCAGAACTTTTGAGGAATGTTATCAACAAATCCTGGGATATTGGGACCACCAGTACCATCTCGTCCTGAAGCAAATATTACTTTTCGGCAGACGATCGTCCCGTTTTCAGCACCTGAAACCCTCAAATTCAGTAGATCACCCTTTGGTTCCAGATGATCAACTGAGACACCGTTTTCAATGGGTATTTCCAGAATTTCACGATACCACTGCAGATAGTCCATCCACATAGGACGTGGAATTTTATCTAATTTCTCCCAGGCAACCTCTCCATGCTGAGCTCGATACCATGCCTGGAAGGTTAAGGCCCCAAGGCCAAATGCTGGCCCT from SAR324 cluster bacterium harbors:
- a CDS encoding NAD(P)/FAD-dependent oxidoreductase translates to MSNENKKFNDIGLKCLGERLKEDLDCLLYPGKDWVPPRDEVTDIVIIGGGMCGMVSWLALSSGGIKNIRIFDRAPKGKEGPWLTYARMETLRSPKNLTGPAFGLGALTFQAWYRAQHGEVAWEKLDKIPRPMWMDYLQWYREILEIPIENGVSVDHLEPKGDLLNLRVSGAENGTIVCRKVIFASGRDGTGGPNIPGFVDNIPQKFWAHSADKIDFAALKGKRVAVVGVGASAVDNSAEALEHGAAEVRHLIRREEMPTINKMMGIGSYGFTAGYAALPDEWRWRFMQYSFATQTPPPHGSTIRVSRHENAYFHFGKETIRIEQLGKSIEIFFADGSSYSADYLILATGFTIDPMARTEFGETAGNILLWQDMYTPPTGEENEDLGRFPYLNSDFTFQEKNLGVAPWLRNVYCFNYGAAVSLGKVSGDIPGISEGAAWLAREVATKLYAEDVELHWQGMINYAKPELDGTEWKPTELKQKTKWGRVA